The genomic interval CCGGCGAGAGGCGTTCATGCGGCGGGCAGTTCGGGCGGCGAGGCTAGAAGGCTATCGACGGATTGCCGTCGTTTGTGGGGCATGGCATACCCCCGCGTTGGCAGCGCTCCCCCCCGCTGAGGACGATGAGGCGCTATTCGCTGATCTTCCGCGTGTCCCTGTTGAGGTGGTCTGGACGCCCTGGACACACGGGCGGTTGGTGCGCAGCATCTATGGGGCGGGTGTTGCCGCACCGGGGTGGTATGCTCACCTGTGGCAGTACCACAACTCCGATGAAGCAGCGGTGGGGTGGATCACAAAAGTGGCGCGGCATTTGCGCAAGGAAGGGCTAGACACCTCGCCAGCCCAAATTATTGATGCGGCACGCTTGGCGGATACCCTCGCCGCCTTGCGGGATCGCCCCGCATCGGGCTTGGACGAACTAAACGAGGCAATCCTCAGTGTGTTGTGCGGGGGAAACCCCCACCCGATGCACCTGATTTACAAAAATGTGATGATCGATGAACGGATGGGGCGCATTCCCGACGGCGCGACGATGCTCCCGCTCCAAAAGGATATTGTCAAACAGCAGGCGGCGTTGGAGATGCCCCCCACCCCAGTGATCACCACACTTGTGCTTGATCTTCGTCTAGAGCGCGACCTCCAACGTCGTATTTTCTTGCACCGCCTAACCCTGATTAACATCCCATGGGGAACGTCCAACGGGCATTTTCTCAAACCCTTTGGGCGGGGAGGGTTGCCACAGCAAAACCCGGGCGGCTCGCTGCTCCGTCGGATTAGCCAGCCAAAGAATCCCAACCCCGAGGTGGAAGGGACGGCAAAAGAAACATGGTCGCTCCAGTGGAAACCTGAATTCGTCTTAACAATGATCGAACGTAGTTTATACGGAAGTACACTCCACGAGGCAGCCACGCACTATACGATTGAGAGGATCAAGCAAACCCATGATTTGTCGCACTTGACGAGGTTGATCAGCGGTGTGTTGAGCGCTGATCTTCCGGCGGTTATTGATCCCCTTCTTCAGCAAATTGAGGAAGCGGCGCGGCTCAGCCGCGATCCAGTAGCGATGATGGTTGCCGTGCCACCACTGGTGAATCTGCTGCGCTATGGGGATGTGCGCAGTAACGATGGGAGCATCTTACAGACAATTGCCGATGATCTCATGCGGCGCACTTGCTTTTGGCTGCCCAATGCCTGTAAAAACCTCAGTGATGATCGCGCCTCCGCCCTTGATGAAAAGATCAAACCCTTTCATGTGGCGGTCATGCTGCGCCACGATGAGGGGCTAATTACCCAGTGGCAAAGGATGCTGAAGGGTCTGCTGGATGCACCTGATGTCCATCCCCTTTTGCAGGGGCGGGCGTGCCGCTTGCTTTTTCAAAATGGGGTGATCAGCGGGAAGGCACTTTGTCAGGAGATGGGACGCCATCTCGGGACGACAAACAAGCCAGAACAAAGCGTATTCTGGTTGAAGGGCTTTTTACAGGGGGAGAGTCTGAGCTTCCTCCGCGATGATGCGCTGTGGTTTGCCCTCAGCGATTGGGTGCGGATGCTCTCTGGCAGTGCCTTCACCGCTGTGCTGCCGATCTTGCGGCAAACCTTCAGCCAATTTAGCCAAGCAGAGCGGCGGGCAATTCACGAACGGGTGAAACAAGGACGGACTCCGCCAGAGCAACCGCTTGAACAGATCGACGCACGGCGCGGCGCAGAGGTACTGCCATTTCTGAGACGGATAGGGCTAGGGGGTGGTCAAGAAAATTTCTAAAAGAACCTCTGTCCGCCACGCCTTGCCTCTCCGTAGGGGAGACCCTGTGTGGTCGCCCGCCGCAAAAGCAGCGGGCTAAAGCTAAGCACCCCTACGGGGTTTGAAAACCCTGACCTTACCTCGTACACAGAGAATTGGGGAGAAATTCCGGGGGCGAGGGGGAAGCCCACTCAAAAACGTGATGCCCCCTTCTTCTGTAGGGAGAAGGGGGATAGGGGGATGAGGGCTGTCTGTTTTTATGGTTACCTTTCTGACGAACGACTAGGGGGTGAGCAATGACAGAGGCTGTTGCGACAGAAACCGTTACCGATGAAGAACGCCGCCGCTGGCGGCTGATTTTGGGGCGGGCAACTAAAGAGGATGCGCTTCCCCTCAGCGCACAAGATGCCCAGATGGATGCCGCATTAGAGGCGCTCTATGCCGATAAAGAGTTTAGCGACAGCGGCGGGTTAGGCGATTCGGCGCCACAACTAGCCCGCTGGTTGGGCGATATTCGGACGTATTTCCCTAAACCGGTTGTCCAGATGCTGCAAAAGGAAGCCCTTCAGCACTTATCCCTCAATGACTTCCTGCGGGAGGCTGATCTGTTGAAAACGATTGAGTTGGATGTTCACCTGATGGCGAAACTGGTGAGCCTAAACGAGACGATGACCGCCGAAACACGCGATACGGCGCGGCAAGTGGTGCGCAAAGTGACGGAGGAGTTGCAAAGGAAACTCAGCGCCCCACTGCGAACGGCACTCAACGGGGCAATGAGTCGGGCGTTGCGGACAACGCGCCCTCGTTACAAGGATATGGATTGGGCGCGGACGATCCTCACCAACCTCAAACACTATCAGCCCGCCTATCGGACGGTGATTCCAGAGCGGCGCATCGGGTTTGGACACCACACAAACGCCTTGCGCGATGTGATCCTTTGCCTTGATGAGAGCGGTTCTATGGCAACTTCCGTTGTTTATGCCGGAATATATGGGGCGGTTATGGCGTCCCTTCCGGCGGTCAAAACGCACCTTGTTGCCTTTGATACGAATGTCGTTGATCTGACGGCAGAACTGCGCGATCCGGTGGATATTTTGTTTGGGGTACAGCTTGGCGGGGGGACGGATAT from Anaerolineales bacterium carries:
- a CDS encoding VWA domain-containing protein → MTEAVATETVTDEERRRWRLILGRATKEDALPLSAQDAQMDAALEALYADKEFSDSGGLGDSAPQLARWLGDIRTYFPKPVVQMLQKEALQHLSLNDFLREADLLKTIELDVHLMAKLVSLNETMTAETRDTARQVVRKVTEELQRKLSAPLRTALNGAMSRALRTTRPRYKDMDWARTILTNLKHYQPAYRTVIPERRIGFGHHTNALRDVILCLDESGSMATSVVYAGIYGAVMASLPAVKTHLVAFDTNVVDLTAELRDPVDILFGVQLGGGTDINQALAYAQRLIKRPADTILVLISDLFEGGDQEAMIARAGQIAASGVQMVTLLTLSDDGIPNYDHEVATTFAALGIASFACTPDMFPNLMAAAIERQDLSAWAGERGILRTGQP